Part of the Zingiber officinale cultivar Zhangliang chromosome 8A, Zo_v1.1, whole genome shotgun sequence genome, aattgtaAGATttattaaatcttttaaaaaaaatatgcaataaacgGTGATCGTGACTTCCGGCGGCACCGGAGGTGTCGCGAGACACTTCTGGCGCCTTCGGAGATGTCCCGCGACGCTTCCGGCGGCCCTAGAGGCATCCCGTGGCGTCAGAAGCATCCCGTGATGCTTCCCGAGCCATCGGAAGCATCACGGGATACTCGAAGAGGCGATTGAAGAAGCATGGGCGGCGAAAGGAAGACAAAGAGGCAGCGGGTTTGAAGTAGATGAAAATAAAGAGGTTTAGGGCTTTAaacttgtatatataaaaaaaaacgaACAGAAGAGGAAAGTTTTGCGCTTCGCTTTTGCGTGAGGTGCAGCAAAGCGCATGCTTCTTGGACCTCTTGCGCTTCCAAGTTCTTAGAAGCGGGAAGCTTGCGCCTTGCGCTTAAGCGAGCGCTTTTGACAACTATGGGTGGTATGCCAACAATGCATCTTAAACTAGAAGAAGATATGTAAATTTTTTTCTGGATAATATTGAATATTATATATGGGCGTATGTATATGTTTGTACACATTTATGTATCTATATATGTACAAGTTCAGCGTACTGCATAATATAGATATTTAGATTTGTATAATATGAGTTTTCACTTCATACTCTACAAATTTGCAATTTACAACAAAATGACCTTTGAATTTGTATAGACACTTGGAATTTATTAAACTTATGAATATCTTTATGTATCATGGTTAACGTTTGCTATCTTTCTGAGTTCATTAATGCACTATTACACGTCTGTGTTCTACCTTGCCCTACAAGGGCTTTGCTTTACAAAATTCCTTATTGAGTGTGCGTGGATGTACAGTTTTGCAGTTCTAGTGATGGATAATTCTTTAGTGtagttttgattttgaatttttttcccTACAATCTGGGTTGTTTAAAAGCATCTAGTTACATTGTTTACTTTGAGTACATGACAACTGAAGGATATCTATTGCGGCATTTTAAGTATAAAAGGCTAATGGAGGTGGATTTTTCAAGCATTAGTCAAAACAAGTTGTAAGAAGATACATAtatttgctatttgtctaacttAAGGTTGGTGAGAACAAAAATATTACCACTAGTAGCATAATACAATAGGATTCTTGCTCTACTAGGTTTGCTAGTTGTTATATATGAAATCTAATTGTAGTGTTATGGGTAAGTTATTGCGTTGCAAGGATGAATAGTTGCAAAATGCATCAGTATTACTTTGAGTCCATGATACTTCCATAAGACAACATGCAATTATTGATTGATGGTTGGCTCTGTTTGGGAATATTAATGGTATTGGGACTCATCTCCCCTTGGCGCCTATGGGGTGCTGCCTTTGCTTCCTGTATCTTATCATTTGGGCTATTGGTGTTAGTAAGGAATGTTTGAATCCTAACAACCATcataactaaatatgaaatatttACTTAAATAACTCTATTGTTTGTTTTAAGGCAAGATGATGACGAAAGTGATGGAGATCATTGCCTGGATGCTAGCAGCAATGGCAGTTGTTCAAGTGTAGACCAGTTACAACAAAGATTTGCATCTTTGGAAACTACCAATCACAATGCACAAGGAAGCTCTACTGGCGATGATGCCAATGCTTGCACTCCAGTGACTCCTGTATTTCAGTACCTAGAGAGAGACCCACCACATGGAAGAGAACCTCTTGCTAACAAGGCAAGGCTGGTCTTGAATATACTAACTATTTTCTCATAAATTTGTCTCTTACACCTACGTGTATCTGTTGCAGATATCAGCTCTTGCAAGTAAATTTCCAAGACTTAAGACATACAGAAGTTGTGATCTACACCCATCAAGTTGGATGTCTGTCGCGTGGTATGTTTCTTCAGCATTACCTCTTGATATATTCTTCATGTACCAATTGGTTTAGATTGCATATGCTTGGATATTCCTTTCTGTTCTCTTATTGGATCACTCGTGATATGATTTTTTGTACTGCAGGTATCCAATATACAGAATACCTACAGGCCCAACATTAAAGGATTTGGATGCATGTTTTTTGACATTCCATCGTTTGGCAACTCCTAAATGTAAGTAGCtattacctgatcatacatgcacCTATGGTCtgtaattttattatcatattgCCGTGATTAATGATATTAGCATACTGAACAATCCACGGTAGAGCATCCATACCAGCTTCCCTATtcaaaatgcataatttagggtaaaaaagttactttattaaatttggatatccacttttcaatacatcatatatcagcttccttatttcttctctctcctctataatgtttagggaatggattccattccttaaatttagagaagtacagttcataaatgcataatttagggaatggatagggtaacttatgcaaagattttttagttatcctatccaaaatttaaagtaaaatttttgaatagggtatctgatgtggatgctctaagctcATATCCTTAGTCACATCTCTAAATGTTGCAACTAAATTTAGCTTTGCTCCTAGAAGAAGTGATTGCATATCTCTTCACTTCTATGCAGTGCGCAATAATTTGTAGAGAAATTTTGTATGTTCTCTTGAGGAAGAACTAATTTCGTTAAACGTGCCTACAACTACCTGTTATCAACGTATTGCATTTACTTCATCTACCTTTTACTTGTAACTGCAAATAGCATTTCACCACGATGAGGAATGTCAATTTTGACCAAGTTTAGTATCTCATCCCAGTGAGAACTCAAAAAGTGCAAGCATTCAATTCTGAAATGATTTTTTAACTGAACTTTCTGCAATTTTTTATGCCCGATAATTATTGAACGATCATAAGCAAAACCAAGGTTTATAATATGATTAAGTTCCTTAGACAGCTAAAATCCAATTTAAGGATTTACTTTTTCTGCGTCCATGCAAATATAATAGGGTTCTATTagaaaatcaaaagaacaaaGTTTACTAACGCTCGGCTATCTAATGTCCTTTTGCTTTCTCTCCACAGATGGAACCAGCCCAATGTGTGCAGATGCTGGAGCTCGATCTGCTAGAACTGCCAAGAAATCAGACAAGCCTTTGAAGCTAACTCTGCCCGTCTTTGGGCTTGCTTCATACAAGTTATGGGGATCCCTTTGGATGTCTGATGAACAGCACGAGCAACAGCAAGTAAGTGCACTGCTTCAGGCTGCAGATGACTGGCTTCGCCGTCGTCAAGTAGAACATCCAGACTACAGCTTTTTCATATCCCGTTATGGCGCATCCAGAAGGTGATATTTGGAGACACCGGGATGCCCCTTAGCATTAATGATGTATCTATCAAATCTTTGGTGTTGAATTCCCTTGGGACAGTTTTAGCGCCATACACTGTTTTCGACAGATATACACATGATGCGCTATAGCTTTCACTGTACCAAGAGCTCGACAGATATACACACATGATGCGGTATAGCTTTCACTGTACCAAGAGCTGTATGTTTTCACGAAGAGAGCTtgcataataaaatctacatATTAAGAGCAAATGGAGGAACAAGATGTGAAGAAGCAGATGTGATTTCCAGTGACGGTAATGGCTTGATTTCCCCCATTATAATTTCATTGCTTATTGAAAATCCTCAGTGTTCTTCTGACATGGCTCTATTGTATGAGTATTAGAGAAATGTGAAATTAATTCCTTTATcgtattcactttttttttttttgtaaatttctGGTTAACTCCTAAATTAGTCAAAAGGAGTaaatttttccctttttattgttttgaaagctttaaataatttaattttgtagTTAAATGCTAAATGGTTAACCAGGTCGGATGTATTTGCtc contains:
- the LOC122009955 gene encoding uncharacterized protein LOC122009955, coding for MVASSSSSSARFGNDRFYSPPALRRLNEQQQQYQKLQNQQQQPPTPRPARSKPRPSPPTVPPPIEPREVAASRAQSDESSSEPSVPSLPSAPQLPLPPTAGNLDRFLEAIRPVVHALCLSKTSVRDLRNGRTALPYHPYFCLGDLWENFKEWSAYGAGVPLELNGTDSVVQYYVPYLSAVQLYVGASNSSVSSRQDDDESDGDHCLDASSNGSCSSVDQLQQRFASLETTNHNAQGSSTGDDANACTPVTPVFQYLERDPPHGREPLANKISALASKFPRLKTYRSCDLHPSSWMSVAWYPIYRIPTGPTLKDLDACFLTFHRLATPKYGTSPMCADAGARSARTAKKSDKPLKLTLPVFGLASYKLWGSLWMSDEQHEQQQVSALLQAADDWLRRRQVEHPDYSFFISRYGASRR